CGGATACCCAATCCGCAGGTTGCCGGTAACGTATTCGTTCTGAACGTCGATCACGATCAATGCGCGACGGGGGGCAACGGACATGGGCATCTCCAGATGCGTTACGAAACATGGCGAGATTGTTCCCACGGATCGGAATTGCTGATAGTGGCCGGACGGACGCTTATCGATAAAATCCAGCCATGACGAAAGCCGGACGAAGTCCTCGCCTCCGCTGTGCTTCCGCTCGGTCGGAACCCGTTCCGAGGCGGATTGCGGTCCTTGCCTTCGACGGCATCAGTCCATTCCATCTCTCGGTTCCATGCTTGATATTCGGCGAGGACCGCCGCGACATCGGTATGCCCCGTTTCGAGCTGATCGTCTGTTCGGAAACCTCCGGTCCATTACGAACGTCGGCAGGGTTCATGCTGGAAACCCGGCACGGGCTACAAGCGCTGCGTAGGGCCGATGTCGTCATCGTTCCGAGTTGGCGGGATTTGGACAAGCCCGTCCCGGAACCCGTACGCAACGCCGTGCAGGCCGCACACCGGCGTGGTGCGACGGTCGTTGGGCTATGCCTCGGTGCGTTCGTGCTCGCCGAGTCGGGATTGCTCGATGGACGGTCGGCGACTACGCATTGGCATTGGGCGGAAATCTTCTCGGACCGATTCCCGAAAGTGCGCCTGGACCCAACCGTTCTCTACATTGATGAAGGTCGGGTTGTTACATCGGCCGGCACGGTAGCTGCCATAGACTGCTGTCTTTACCTGTTGCGAAGATGGTGTGGCGCCGAGACCGCGAATCGGGTGGCAAAACGCTTGGTTGTGTCCCCGCACCGGCGCGGCGGTCAGGCGCAATTCATCGAGCAGGTGATCCCATTGTCGGGACGCGATGCGCGCTTGCAGGATCTTCTTGCCTGGATGGGGGAGCGTTTGCATGAACGACATAGCGTCGACTCCCTGGCCCGCCGCGTGGCAATGAGCCCGCGCAATTTCACGCGGCAGTTCCGAAAAGCAACCGGCACGGCCGCTCTGCGGTGGCTGCAGCACCAGCGGCTTGCGTTGGCGGCCAGACTGCTGGAGACGACGGATCGACCGGTCGAGACGATTGCAATACTCTCCGGTTTCGGGTCGGCGCTTTCGTTGCGACAGCATTTTTCGGCTGCGTTCGGAGTGCCGCCTACGATCTACCGGCGACAATTCGGCGGCACACCCTAGGCCTTCTTGGAAATCGTCACTCATCCGCCCGGGCGACGCTTTCAACGTCCTTGTCAGCCGTACCATGATCCTGTCGCCCTATCCGGCGCAGCATTGAACCCCTTGGCATGGCATGAAAAATGGTATTGAAGTCCTAATGCAATGATTTATATGTAGTTCTTGACCCCACCGCCTCCGCCACAAAGTCCATGTAAGTCAATGGGTTGCGGAAAGCGATGATGCGAAATGCACTTCGCCGCCCATGTTCACGAGCGCGCGCATTGTTCTGGGGGTGATCGGCAAGGGTAGCCACCAGCGCGGCGGAGGGCACAATCCCACGTAGACATGGCGAAGTATTCCATCTTGGATGGCGGGGACGACGCTCAACAGGTGCCGGCCACCTATCGGTTGACCCATTCCCCTCCAGTCGCCCGTTCCTGGGCAGATGGAAGATATGGCTCGAGAGTCCACCGCGGACTGGGAACCGCCTCGGTGACCGTCGAATTGTCCTGGAAAAAAAACCGCAAACATCCTGAACGGATGACCAGGGCATCCCGTAAATTGGACCTGTCCGGCGCGAGACCGGGATACGAGAGCGCGATTTTTGTCCGGACTTCAGTCGGATCACCGAATCCTCCAGAAAAAGAACAGGAGTGGACCAAATGCGCGCGAGGGCGTTTCTGGCCGGATTCCTTCTGGCATCCCCGTTCAGTGTTGCGTTTGCGGCCCCCGTACCCCCCAGCGGCGGGAACGTCATCCAGGAGCTGCCTCAGGTGCCCCCGCCGGTGAAGCCGATCCCCGAGATCAAGATCGAGCGGGGCGGCGTGTCGGGCGGGGCGGTCACGGATCACACGAAGATCGCGGTCCGGCGCCTGCGGATCACCGGCGCACTGGCGTACTCGGCCGACAAGCTGATTGCGGTTGCCGGATTTCGTCCGGGCGCATTCACGCTTGCCGAGCTACGCGCCATGGCCGAGCGCATCACTTCCTTTTACCGCAAGCATGGGTACTTCGTCGCACGGGCCTATATCCCCGCGCAAGAGATTCATGACGACACCATCACGATTGCGGTGGTC
This genomic window from Burkholderiales bacterium GJ-E10 contains:
- a CDS encoding AraC family transcriptional regulator codes for the protein MLETRHGLQALRRADVVIVPSWRDLDKPVPEPVRNAVQAAHRRGATVVGLCLGAFVLAESGLLDGRSATTHWHWAEIFSDRFPKVRLDPTVLYIDEGRVVTSAGTVAAIDCCLYLLRRWCGAETANRVAKRLVVSPHRRGGQAQFIEQVIPLSGRDARLQDLLAWMGERLHERHSVDSLARRVAMSPRNFTRQFRKATGTAALRWLQHQRLALAARLLETTDRPVETIAILSGFGSALSLRQHFSAAFGVPPTIYRRQFGGTP
- a CDS encoding polypeptide-transport-associated domain protein, ShlB-type (Precursor); amino-acid sequence: MRARAFLAGFLLASPFSVAFAAPVPPSGGNVIQELPQVPPPVKPIPEIKIERGGVSGGAVTDHTKIAVRRLRITGALAYSADKLIAVAGFRPGAFTLAELRAMAERITSFYRKHGYFVARAYIPAQEIHDDTITIAVVEGRYGQVSIQNGTNLSNHLAQQLLGKVQSAKWRIGGGCAAGAGTAAALGRTRCGCAFDPGSRRVSGRVEPDCESHARAQGFRQHVRRQ